One Triticum dicoccoides isolate Atlit2015 ecotype Zavitan chromosome 5B, WEW_v2.0, whole genome shotgun sequence genomic window carries:
- the LOC119310260 gene encoding probable E3 ubiquitin-protein ligase RNF217 — translation MAKTAGNKAQHPCCSICAEPTAPSDFHRGGSACAHAFCGACITGHVRARLESGPGAAAAVRCLYASCGGKLDPELCRAALPADVFERWCAALCESMFVGARRTYCPFPDCSEMMVADDEDEEEDDEEGEGGKPVTQSECQVCRRLFCAQCAVPWHADVDCAAYKRGDRSREDLMLMEMAREKKWRRCPKCDFFVAKRDGCLHIYHRCDFQFCYGCGAKWRSAGCSCDDEEHDESEDEDDLVDM, via the exons ATGGCGAAGACCGCGGGCAACAAGGCGCAGCACCCTTGCTGCAGCATCTGCGCGGAGCCGACGGCGCCGTCGGACTTCCACCGCGGCGGCAGCGCCTGCGCGCACGCCTTCTGCGGGGCGTGCATCACGGGCCACGTCCGCGCCAGGCTCGAGTCCggccccggcgccgccgccgccgtgcggtGCCTTTACGCGTCCTGCGGCGGCAAGCTCGACCCGGAGCTGTGCCGCGCCGCGCTCCCGGCCGACGTGTTTGAGCGGTGGTGCGCCGCGCTGTGCGAGTCTATGTTCGTCGGCGCGCGCAGGACCTACTGCCCCTTCCCCGACTGCTCGGAGATGATGGTGgccgacgacgaggacgaggaggaggacgacgaggagggtGAGGGTGGGAAGCCCGTGACGCAGTCGGAGTGCCAGGTGTGCCGGCGGCTGTTCTGCGCCCAGTGTGCCGTGCCGTGGCACGCGGACGTCGACTGCGCCGCGTACAAGAGAGGGGACAGGAGCAGGGAGGACCTGATGCTGATGGAGATGGCCAGAGAGAAGAAGTGGAGGCGGTGCCCCAAGTGCGACTTCTTCGTGGCAAAACGGGATGGCTGCCTGCACATTTATC ACAGGTGTGACTTTCAGTTCTGCTATGGATGTGGCGCTAAGTGGAGGTCTGCTGGGTGTTCTTGTGATGACGAGGAGCATGATGAgagtgaggatgaagatgatctcgttGACATGTGA